In Fusarium pseudograminearum CS3096 chromosome 3, whole genome shotgun sequence, a genomic segment contains:
- the NPS9 gene encoding NPS9 gives MAPLNTYTSTEVLLLDHACNDVHELGRALWSITVDRYHHRDEWTLTCLAEVHGRWDMTYRLVSIQNATTIGQLLAAERLIESPKDVADEDNVFAFATTGSRLPVRTLLGRSSFILQLSEFDGRPTAQVLFSGANNKGQARILLNAFHSLWETHGSSPLNAERPVCEVGGLSYEDVRILELVNSGRLAQQQECIHDVVLQHALQAPTQHAVRAWDGNLTYHQLNDHADRIATMLVTAGIGPGDFIPSIMEKSYWTIVVILATLKAGAVFVPIDPKCPASRINGIFLQVWPKVYFTNLGPQMRRKLNPSVACIDNFAEIVQQVQPGPLPPSRPDAIATCFFTSGSTGKPKGAIHDHSAIATGIVDLLGPFHMDSRTSSMHFVSPSFDVSVTEIAATLYAGGCICVPSEQGKLNDLNGQMRALGVTHAFLTPSVACQVKPREVPTLQYIMLGGEPLGRATLEALCEDVHLINVYGSTESGLWDTASERLTLRSKPSNIGRSTGPRMWIVHPGNPGNLLPFGTVGEVMVESHCLARGYIGNQPAKTGFAPAPEWRHQLFPGMEQGRFYLTGDLGSYNSDGSIMLHGRKDSQAKIRGQRIELGEIEHQFKAALPSSHVVAEVVTIGSRTMLAAFVELSTAEDNAGIEPSVCADSLSIRTAQAARLGATPALSAALPVYMVPEMYIPVNSIPLTLSGKTDRRRLRELASTITTVQLEMINGVDDEKEQPRNERERLIQATWAAVLQRKASTIGIHDHFFKIGGDSLSAMKVVAAARSRQLTINVGDILGHPTIASLAEFLSSSSTISYATKGMVNRDVQVTVTVL, from the exons ATGGCTCCTCTTAACACTTATACGTCTACTGAGGTCTTGCTCCTTGACCATGCCTGCAATGACGTGCATGAACTCGGCCGTGCGCTTTGGTCTATCACAGTCGATCGCTACCATCACCGTGATGAGTGGACGTTGACTTGCCTGGCTGAAGTGCACGGTCGATGGGATATGACCTATCGACTTGTTAGCATTCAAAATGCTACTACCATCGGTCAGCTTCTCGCCGCCGAGAGGCTCATTGAGTCACCAAAGGACGTTGCTGATGAAGACAacgtctttgcctttgcaaCTACGGGCTCGCGTCTTCCAGTTCGCACACTTCTAGGTCGT TCATCGTTTATCTTGCAACTCTCGGAATTTGATGGTAGGCCTACGGCTCAAGTCTTATTCTCTGGAGCGAACAACAAAGGACAGGCACGGATTCTCCTCAATGCATTTCATAGTCTTTGGGAAACCCATGGCTCATCTCCCTTGAATGCTGAACGCCCTGTATGCGAGGTCGGTGGCCTCAGCTACGAGGACGTTCGCATTCTTGAGCTGGTCAACAGCGGTAGACTTGCCCAGCAGCAGGAGTGCATTCACGATGTGGTTCTACAACATGCGCTCCAGGCGCCTACACAACATGCTGTGCGGGCCTGGGATGGCAATTTGACGTACCATCAGCTCAACGACCACGCTGATCGCATCGCCACCATGCTCGTGACTGCTGGTATTGGCCCAGGTGACTTtatcccatccatcatggaaaAGTCATACTGgaccatcgtcgtcatccttgCAACGCTCAAGGCCGGCGCGGTTTTTGTGCCCATCGACCCCAAGTGTCCCGCTTCGAGGATCAACGGTATCTTTCTTCAAGTCTGGCCCAAGGTATACTTCACCAACCTCGGGCCTCAGATGCGACGCAAGCTTAACCCCTCTGTCGCTTGCATCGACAATTTTGCTGAGATTGTTCAGCAAGTGCAGCCGGGTCCACTGCCGCCGTCTCGCCCTGACGCAATTGCAACTTGTTTCTTCACCTCTGGCAGCACAGGAAAGCCAAAGGGCGCCATCCATGATCACTCTGCCATTGCCACTGGCATTGTTGACCTTCTAGGTCCGTTTCACATGGATAGTCGGACCAGCTCCATGCACTTCGTGTCACCCAGCTTTGATGTCAGTGTCACTGAAATCGCTGCAACTCTCTATGCGGGCGGTTGTATCTGTGTTCCTTCTGAGCAGGGCAAGCTGAACGACTTGAACGGGCAGATGAGGGCTCTTGGAGTCACACATGCCTTTCTCACCCCTTCTGTTGCTTGTCAGGTGAAGCCCAGAGAAGTACCTACGCTGCAATACATCATGCTCGGCGGCGAGCCCCTGGGTAGAGCCACTCTCGAGGCCTTGTGTGAGGACGTTCACCTCATCAACGTTTACGGATCTACAGAGTCAGGACTTTGGGATACCGCCTCGGAGAGATTGACTCTCCGCAGCAAGCCAAGTAACATTGGTCGGTCTACAGGGCCACGAATGTGGATTGTACATCCTGGCAACCCTGGCAACCTTTTGCCCTTCGGCACCGTTGGCGAGGTCATGGTTGAGAGTCACTGTTTGGCACGCGGGTACATTGGCAATCAGCCCGCCAAAACCGGGTTCGCACCCGCGCCTGAATGGAGACATCAGCTTTTCCCCGGGATGGAGCAAGGACGCTTCTATCTAACGGGGGACTTGGGCTCGTATAACTCCGACGGCAGCATCATGCTACACGGCCGGAAGGACAGCCAGGCCAAGATTCGGGGCCAGCGGATCGAGCTCGGCGAGATTGAACACCAATTCAAAGCGGCTCTACCCTCTTCCCATGTCGTTGCCGAAGTTGTAACGATTGGTAGCCGCACAATGTTGGCTGCTTTCGTCGAGTTATCGACTGCCGAGGACAACGCAGGCATTGAACCGTCTGTTTGCGCTGACTCTCTGTCCATCAGAACAGCTCAGGCTGCACGTCTGGGTGCTACTCCAGCACTATCGGCAGCGTTACCCGTTTACATGGTGCCCGAGATGTACATTCCCGTCAACAGCATCCCTCTTACCTTGTCTGGTAAGACTGACCGACGGAGGCTCAGAGAACTGGCTTCAACCATCACAACTGTACAGCTGGAGATGATCAATGGggtggatgatgagaaggagcagCCTCGCAACGAGCGTGAGCGGCTGATTCAGGCGACTTGGGCCGCCGTCCTGCAAAGGAAGGCTTCTACTATTGGCATCCATGACCATTTTTTCAAGATTGGAGGGGATTCATTATCGGCCATGAAGGTCGTGGCTGCGGCGCGAAGCCGGCAGCTGACCATCAACGTTGGAGACATCCTGGGACACCCGACCATTGCGTCGCTGGCAGAGTTTCTCAGTTCCTCTTCAACCATTAGTTATGCGACGAAGGGAATGGTGAACAGAGATGTCCAGGTTACAGTTACTGTCTTATAG